In the Leptolyngbya sp. FACHB-261 genome, one interval contains:
- the hpnH gene encoding adenosyl-hopene transferase HpnH, producing MSINLKQAIEVGKYLVTQRLMGRKHYPLVLMLEPLFRCNLACPGCGKIQHPDEILKQQLTPEQCFKAAEECGAPIVSIPGGEPLMHPQIDEIVRGLVARRKFVYLCTNALLLKQSLHKFTPSDYLSFSVHLDGLQEKHDHSVDRKGTFDLAVTAIKEAKARGFRVTTNTTVFEGTTPEEMHEFFDFVSGLGVDGMMISPGYSYELAPDQDHFLKREQTRALFREILEPMKKGQKKWNFNHSPFFLDFLTGEKDYECTPWGSPSYSVFGWQKPCYLLSEGHYKTFKELIDKTDWSKYGRQSNNPKCADCMVHCGYEPTAAVDAMSPGNIARSVGSLIG from the coding sequence GTGTCCATCAATCTGAAGCAGGCGATTGAGGTTGGTAAGTATTTGGTGACCCAACGCCTGATGGGTCGCAAGCATTATCCGTTAGTCCTGATGCTGGAGCCTCTGTTCCGCTGCAACTTGGCATGTCCAGGCTGTGGCAAGATCCAGCACCCAGACGAAATTCTCAAGCAGCAACTCACGCCAGAACAGTGCTTCAAAGCCGCTGAAGAGTGCGGTGCACCGATTGTCTCAATTCCAGGCGGTGAGCCGTTGATGCACCCGCAGATCGACGAGATTGTGCGGGGCTTGGTGGCTCGGCGTAAGTTCGTTTACCTCTGTACCAACGCTCTGCTCCTTAAGCAAAGCCTGCATAAGTTCACACCCTCGGACTACCTGAGCTTCAGTGTTCACTTGGATGGCTTACAGGAAAAACACGACCACTCCGTCGATCGCAAAGGCACCTTTGACTTGGCAGTGACAGCGATCAAAGAGGCCAAAGCCAGGGGCTTCCGAGTCACGACCAACACCACGGTGTTTGAAGGCACCACTCCCGAAGAGATGCACGAGTTTTTCGACTTCGTGTCTGGTTTGGGTGTGGACGGCATGATGATCTCGCCCGGCTATAGCTACGAGTTGGCCCCTGATCAAGACCACTTCCTCAAGCGGGAGCAGACGCGGGCTTTGTTCCGCGAGATCTTAGAACCTATGAAGAAAGGGCAGAAGAAGTGGAACTTCAATCACAGCCCCTTTTTCCTGGACTTCTTAACAGGCGAGAAAGACTACGAATGCACGCCTTGGGGCAGCCCAAGCTACAGTGTCTTTGGTTGGCAAAAGCCGTGCTACCTGCTCAGTGAGGGCCACTACAAGACCTTTAAAGAGCTGATTGATAAGACTGACTGGTCCAAGTACGGGCGCCAGAGCAACAATCCCAAGTGTGCCGACTGCATGGTCCATTGTGGCTATGAACCGACTGCTGCTGTTGATGCTATGAGTCCTGGCAATATTGCCCGCTCGGTCGGCAGCTTGATTGGCTAG
- the shc gene encoding squalene--hopene cyclase produces MTSIQENYTARGALRSRVEAVIAKSQNYLLATQHAKGYWWAELESNVTITAEVVLLHKIWGTDAQRPLHKVRTYLLNQQRAHGGWELFYGDGGDLSTSVEAYLALKLLGVAESAEPMLRARQFILARGGISKTRIFTKLHLALLGCYNWRGVPSLPPWVMLLPDEFPFNIYELSSWARGSTVPLLIVFDRKPVYRVAPQVSLDELYAEGFANARFELPRHGDWTDLFVGLDSLFKFGEQLGFVPFREEGIKAAEKWVLERQEATGDWGGIIPAMLNSLLALRCLDYAADDPVVDRGLRAIDNFAIETETEYRIQPCVSPVWDTALTMRALVDSGLEPDHPALVKGGEWLLEKQILDYGDWVVKNKVGKPGAWAFEFDNRFYPDVDDSAVVVMALQGVKLPNEAIKKAAMARTAAWIVSMQCRPGGWAAFDLNNDQDWLNALPYADLKAMIDPNTADVTARVLEMFGRCNDLPLDEPVKTRALNYLLQEQESEGCWFGRWGVNYVYGTSGVLAALDALGTQPQAIQRGAAWLVSCQNADGGWGETCRSYNDPKLKGQGVSTASQTAWALIGLLAAGQAQSRAVERGIVYLLDTQRSDGTWDESEFTGTGFPGHFYLKYHLYQQHFPLTALGRYRALVGSP; encoded by the coding sequence GTGACTAGCATTCAGGAAAACTACACGGCTAGGGGAGCACTCCGGAGTCGTGTCGAGGCCGTAATTGCCAAATCTCAGAACTATTTGCTTGCCACTCAGCATGCCAAGGGCTACTGGTGGGCCGAACTGGAATCCAACGTCACGATCACGGCTGAAGTGGTCCTTCTGCACAAGATTTGGGGCACAGATGCTCAGCGACCACTGCACAAGGTGCGAACCTATCTGCTCAATCAACAGCGTGCTCATGGCGGCTGGGAGCTGTTCTACGGTGATGGCGGTGATCTGAGCACGTCAGTCGAGGCTTACCTGGCGCTCAAGCTGTTAGGGGTGGCTGAGTCGGCAGAGCCGATGCTGCGGGCACGTCAGTTTATCTTGGCGCGGGGCGGCATCTCCAAAACCCGCATCTTCACCAAGCTGCACCTAGCTTTGCTGGGTTGCTACAACTGGCGTGGTGTGCCCTCGTTGCCGCCCTGGGTGATGCTACTGCCCGATGAGTTCCCCTTCAACATCTACGAGCTATCCAGTTGGGCAAGGGGTAGCACGGTCCCTTTGCTAATTGTGTTTGACCGCAAGCCTGTATATCGGGTTGCGCCGCAAGTCAGCCTGGATGAACTCTATGCGGAGGGGTTTGCTAACGCTCGTTTTGAACTGCCTCGGCACGGCGACTGGACCGACTTGTTTGTTGGTCTCGACTCCCTGTTCAAGTTTGGTGAACAACTCGGCTTCGTGCCTTTCCGCGAAGAAGGCATCAAAGCTGCGGAAAAGTGGGTGCTGGAGCGGCAAGAAGCAACAGGCGACTGGGGTGGCATTATCCCCGCGATGCTGAACTCGCTGCTGGCTTTGCGCTGCCTGGACTACGCTGCTGACGACCCAGTTGTAGACCGGGGTCTGCGCGCCATCGACAACTTTGCTATTGAAACCGAGACCGAATACCGCATCCAGCCCTGCGTCTCGCCTGTATGGGATACAGCCCTGACCATGCGAGCTTTGGTCGATAGCGGTCTTGAACCCGATCACCCTGCCCTGGTCAAAGGCGGCGAGTGGCTATTGGAGAAGCAAATCCTGGACTACGGCGACTGGGTTGTGAAAAACAAAGTCGGCAAACCAGGAGCCTGGGCCTTCGAGTTCGACAACCGCTTCTACCCGGATGTAGACGATTCTGCCGTGGTGGTCATGGCCTTGCAAGGCGTGAAGCTGCCCAATGAGGCCATTAAAAAAGCGGCAATGGCTCGGACGGCAGCTTGGATTGTGAGTATGCAATGTCGACCTGGCGGTTGGGCTGCCTTTGATCTCAATAACGATCAGGACTGGCTCAACGCCCTGCCCTACGCCGACCTCAAGGCGATGATCGACCCTAACACTGCTGATGTGACAGCGCGGGTGCTGGAGATGTTTGGTCGCTGCAATGACTTGCCCCTGGATGAGCCGGTGAAAACCAGAGCCCTGAACTATTTGCTGCAAGAGCAGGAGTCGGAAGGGTGCTGGTTTGGACGCTGGGGCGTGAATTACGTCTACGGGACCAGTGGCGTGTTGGCAGCTCTGGATGCGTTAGGCACGCAACCTCAAGCGATTCAGCGCGGTGCCGCCTGGCTTGTCAGTTGCCAAAATGCTGATGGGGGTTGGGGTGAAACTTGCCGCAGCTACAACGATCCCAAGCTCAAGGGGCAAGGGGTGAGCACTGCCTCTCAAACCGCTTGGGCACTGATTGGCCTACTGGCTGCTGGTCAGGCTCAAAGCAGAGCGGTCGAGCGCGGAATTGTTTATCTCCTGGATACGCAACGCTCAGATGGTACCTGGGACGAATCAGAGTTCACTGGCACTGGCTTTCCCGGCCACTTCTATCTGAAATACCACCTTTACCAGCAGCATTTCCCGCTCACAGCCTTGGGCCGCTATCGCGCTTTGGTAGGCTCTCCCTAA
- a CDS encoding phytoene/squalene synthase family protein — protein sequence MIQTTLEPLLQPKQQRQVEKQAERFCQEILSKVSRTFALSIRFLPGQLGRAVLCAYLLCRIADTLEDDPAVATERKVLLLECFLECFESSELADKFAALAHPVTGEAAHVELVQHTDLVFVMFRTLPAQSQIRVRHWVVEMVRGMKKFVGLHPQGIRIQTLSEYQEYCYYVAGTVGHLLSDLWHEHSLLVGEREYELLLPKCEAFGEALQTVNILKDIAWDVEHENAIYVPEQSLLAVGSSHQLLLSPEHTEHNRAAVAGLIELAWRDLDEALEYTLLIPRAAVPIRLFCILPLLFAYATLRDLCQSTAMLQSGGSVKISRNEVKSLMLAGPMSVVSDRGVRWLIKQVRRAPFVLGETS from the coding sequence ATGATTCAGACAACACTTGAGCCTCTGCTTCAGCCTAAGCAACAGAGGCAGGTTGAAAAGCAGGCTGAACGCTTCTGCCAAGAGATTCTGTCAAAAGTTTCGCGAACCTTTGCCCTGAGTATTCGCTTTTTGCCGGGTCAGTTGGGCCGAGCTGTACTTTGTGCTTATTTACTGTGCCGGATTGCTGACACGCTAGAAGACGATCCTGCCGTTGCTACTGAGCGTAAAGTCTTGCTGCTGGAGTGCTTTCTGGAGTGCTTCGAGAGCAGCGAATTAGCCGATAAGTTCGCGGCTCTGGCCCATCCAGTTACGGGTGAGGCAGCGCATGTCGAACTGGTGCAGCACACAGATCTCGTCTTTGTGATGTTCCGAACCCTACCAGCGCAATCACAAATTCGAGTGCGCCATTGGGTTGTGGAAATGGTGCGAGGCATGAAAAAGTTCGTTGGCCTCCACCCTCAGGGCATCCGAATCCAAACGCTCTCTGAGTATCAAGAATACTGCTACTACGTGGCTGGCACAGTCGGCCACTTGCTCAGCGATCTGTGGCACGAGCATTCGTTACTCGTGGGTGAGCGGGAGTACGAGTTGTTGCTGCCTAAGTGCGAAGCCTTTGGTGAAGCTCTCCAGACCGTGAACATCCTCAAGGACATTGCCTGGGACGTCGAGCACGAGAATGCGATCTATGTGCCGGAGCAATCGCTGCTCGCGGTGGGTAGCAGTCATCAGTTGCTGCTGAGTCCAGAGCACACAGAGCACAACCGAGCTGCAGTTGCTGGCTTGATTGAGCTAGCTTGGCGTGACTTAGACGAAGCGTTGGAATATACCCTACTCATCCCCCGAGCAGCGGTGCCCATTCGGTTGTTCTGCATTCTGCCGCTCTTATTTGCCTATGCAACGCTGCGTGATTTGTGCCAGTCAACCGCGATGTTGCAGTCAGGTGGCTCAGTCAAGATTTCCCGCAACGAGGTGAAGTCTTTGATGCTAGCGGGTCCAATGTCGGTCGTTAGTGACCGCGGGGTGCGTTGGTTGATCAAGCAAGTGCGTCGCGCCCCATTTGTGTTAGGTGAGACATCCTGA
- a CDS encoding efflux RND transporter permease subunit produces MSRPFSPLPERPRFNLSRWAIQHPRLIVGFWLAVMTAGLLAFSSLKYALFPDITFPVVVVSVSVPAAAADSPASGLPSSGELPVGISLPGGALPLSAATVEADVVVPLERQLSQLQGAGEIQSTSYPGQAVISLPFDVGTDLANATQRVEAALKQVSLPTGAITKVTPINLNETAPLSYVLEGEDVAQLAQLARDQLVPALEKVPGVLQVPILGSPDSSNRIRFNGEAALGLRVVKRGDANTLDVVGRVEREIEQLRGSLKPPTRLILAANQADYIHAAIESTLHDLGFTLILAVVVIYPFLRNWRATLISALAIPTSLLATFIVMASFGFNLETITLLAIALVIGVVVDDAIVDVENIMRHIEAGESPYEAAVDATSEIGWAVTAATLTIVAVFLPVALMGNVIGQFFKPFGITVSAAVLASLLVARTLSPVVAAHWLKPSNRPQRSNSEEGQFWTTLVEQYYRLLRWGLSHRWLVVGCALATFVLGLALIPLVPKGFIPRLDRGEFNVVYSAPPSVQLSDSVTIAERIETSLKRFPDIQTVFTTVGSREGQSNRGSLYVKLVPPEQRQISTFHLQEQVRDNLPQLADVNISVEDPQVVDLGGEKPLKAVLLGNEIKALQDASSRLQERLGQLRGLEDVTATPLGEFQIDRQDQQRAVVVTANLARNTSLGDATAEVVAAAKDLNLPPSIRLDLGGDSGRLNEVFSSFSTTLSLSVLCILVVLVVLLRSWTDPLVILLSLPLSLTGSVVALLVTGREFGMISLIGVIFLMGLVDKNAILLVDYINQLRQQGFKRTEAILKAGPVRLRPILMTTVSTLLGMVPVALGLGAGAETRAPMAIAIIGGLTASTLLSLVVIPVAYALLDDLAGGKRKQSLPSP; encoded by the coding sequence ATGTCCCGTCCGTTTTCACCTCTACCGGAACGTCCTCGCTTTAACCTGTCACGCTGGGCCATTCAACACCCGCGACTGATTGTAGGTTTCTGGCTGGCAGTGATGACGGCAGGGCTGCTGGCCTTTAGCTCTCTGAAGTACGCCCTGTTTCCGGATATCACGTTTCCAGTCGTAGTTGTTAGTGTCAGCGTCCCTGCTGCTGCTGCCGACTCGCCTGCCTCCGGTTTGCCATCCAGTGGTGAGCTGCCGGTGGGGATTTCGTTGCCGGGTGGTGCCTTACCACTCAGTGCCGCCACTGTTGAGGCCGATGTAGTTGTGCCCCTGGAACGTCAGCTGAGCCAGCTCCAGGGAGCAGGTGAAATTCAATCGACCAGCTATCCGGGACAGGCAGTGATCAGCTTGCCCTTTGATGTCGGCACTGATCTGGCTAATGCTACCCAACGGGTTGAGGCTGCGCTCAAACAGGTCTCTCTACCTACCGGCGCAATCACTAAGGTCACGCCGATTAATCTCAACGAGACAGCACCCCTCAGCTATGTCTTGGAAGGGGAAGACGTAGCACAGCTTGCCCAGCTCGCTCGCGATCAACTGGTACCTGCCTTAGAGAAGGTACCCGGTGTGCTACAGGTGCCAATCTTAGGTAGCCCTGACAGCTCTAACCGCATTCGCTTCAATGGCGAGGCGGCTCTGGGATTACGGGTGGTGAAACGGGGAGATGCTAACACCCTTGATGTGGTGGGTCGGGTTGAGCGTGAAATCGAGCAGTTGCGAGGCAGTTTGAAGCCTCCGACACGCCTGATTTTGGCAGCGAATCAGGCTGACTATATCCATGCCGCTATCGAATCTACCCTGCACGACTTGGGTTTCACCCTCATCCTGGCTGTGGTGGTCATCTACCCATTTCTGCGGAACTGGCGGGCCACACTAATCTCAGCCTTGGCGATCCCTACCTCCCTGCTGGCAACTTTCATCGTGATGGCAAGCTTCGGCTTCAATCTGGAGACGATTACGCTACTGGCCATCGCCCTAGTGATTGGTGTTGTGGTCGATGACGCCATCGTGGACGTGGAAAACATCATGCGGCATATCGAAGCTGGTGAGTCCCCCTATGAGGCAGCAGTTGACGCAACGTCAGAAATCGGTTGGGCAGTGACTGCTGCCACCCTCACAATTGTGGCGGTGTTTCTGCCTGTTGCCCTGATGGGTAATGTCATCGGGCAATTCTTCAAACCCTTTGGCATCACAGTGTCTGCCGCTGTTCTTGCTTCTCTGCTGGTGGCGCGGACGCTTTCGCCCGTGGTTGCTGCCCACTGGCTAAAACCCTCCAATCGCCCTCAGAGGAGCAATTCAGAAGAGGGGCAGTTCTGGACGACCCTAGTCGAGCAATATTATCGACTGCTGCGCTGGGGGCTGAGCCATCGTTGGCTGGTAGTTGGCTGTGCCCTGGCAACCTTTGTGCTTGGCCTGGCCCTGATCCCTCTGGTGCCTAAGGGCTTTATTCCTCGTTTGGATCGAGGAGAGTTCAACGTTGTTTATTCAGCCCCGCCCAGCGTTCAGTTGTCCGATTCGGTCACGATTGCTGAGCGGATTGAAACCTCACTGAAACGCTTTCCAGATATCCAAACAGTCTTCACAACCGTAGGTTCTCGCGAAGGTCAGTCCAACCGCGGCAGTCTCTACGTCAAACTTGTGCCGCCTGAACAGCGCCAGATCAGCACCTTTCACTTGCAAGAGCAGGTTCGAGACAACCTGCCCCAGCTAGCCGACGTCAACATCAGCGTCGAAGATCCACAGGTAGTTGATCTAGGAGGAGAGAAACCACTGAAGGCAGTGCTGCTTGGCAATGAGATTAAAGCTTTACAGGACGCTTCCAGTCGCCTTCAGGAACGTCTGGGCCAACTTCGAGGCCTGGAAGACGTCACTGCAACCCCGCTGGGTGAATTTCAAATTGATCGGCAAGATCAGCAGCGAGCTGTGGTGGTTACTGCAAACCTGGCACGCAATACCAGTCTGGGTGATGCGACTGCAGAGGTAGTGGCAGCAGCTAAAGACTTGAATCTACCACCCAGTATTCGCTTGGACTTGGGCGGCGACTCTGGGCGGCTGAATGAGGTATTCAGTAGTTTTAGTACGACCCTGTCGCTGTCGGTGCTGTGCATCCTGGTTGTCCTGGTCGTGTTGCTGCGCAGTTGGACGGACCCCCTAGTCATTCTGCTGTCGCTGCCGTTATCACTGACTGGTTCAGTCGTGGCGTTGCTGGTGACAGGTCGCGAGTTCGGCATGATTTCTCTGATTGGGGTGATCTTTCTGATGGGGCTGGTGGACAAAAACGCGATTCTACTGGTGGACTACATCAATCAACTACGGCAGCAAGGCTTCAAACGCACGGAGGCCATTCTCAAAGCAGGCCCAGTGCGTTTGCGACCGATTTTGATGACCACAGTCTCGACCCTATTAGGCATGGTTCCAGTCGCTTTGGGACTGGGTGCTGGTGCAGAAACACGAGCCCCAATGGCAATCGCCATTATTGGTGGCCTGACTGCCTCCACCCTATTGAGTCTGGTGGTCATTCCAGTTGCCTACGCCTTGCTTGATGATTTAGCCGGAGGTAAGCGTAAGCAGTCTCTACCCAGCCCCTAA
- a CDS encoding response regulator transcription factor, giving the protein MSTVLVVDDCPIHCRMIGVLLIKAGIEVIQAADGIEAQEQIRAHCPDLVIMDVVMPRMNGYDLCRWVKNNLETKNVPIVMCSTKNEAFDHYWGMKQGIDAYIAKPFNPGEMVDTIQQLLRQK; this is encoded by the coding sequence ATGAGCACAGTTTTGGTTGTGGATGATTGCCCTATACATTGCAGAATGATCGGGGTGCTGTTAATCAAGGCTGGCATTGAAGTAATTCAAGCAGCAGACGGTATCGAAGCCCAGGAGCAGATCCGAGCTCATTGTCCCGATTTGGTAATCATGGACGTGGTCATGCCCCGCATGAACGGCTATGACCTCTGCCGTTGGGTCAAAAACAACTTAGAAACTAAGAACGTTCCAATTGTCATGTGCTCTACCAAAAATGAGGCCTTTGATCATTATTGGGGCATGAAACAAGGTATAGACGCTTATATTGCTAAACCTTTTAATCCAGGAGAAATGGTAGATACCATCCAGCAGTTGTTACGGCAAAAGTAA
- a CDS encoding O-methyltransferase: MANRTLPLSDRLHDYLLSASLREPELLLRLREETAQLPQALMQISPEQGQFMGLLLQLIGATRVLEVGVFTGYSSLCMALALPPEGKIVACDVSEEWTAIARRYWQEAGVSDKIDLRLVPGLDTLNQLLASGQAGSFDFAFIDADKQNYDAYYERALQLVRPNGVIAIDNVLWSGRVADPQVQDESTQNIRALNAKLHQDERVTLSLIPIGDGLTLALKR; the protein is encoded by the coding sequence ATGGCCAACAGAACCCTGCCCCTCAGTGACCGACTGCACGATTATTTGTTATCTGCTTCGTTAAGAGAGCCCGAGTTGTTGTTGCGTCTACGCGAAGAAACAGCACAGTTACCCCAGGCCTTGATGCAAATTTCCCCGGAACAGGGGCAATTCATGGGACTGCTTCTGCAATTGATCGGCGCAACTAGAGTATTGGAGGTTGGCGTCTTCACAGGCTACAGTTCGCTCTGCATGGCCCTTGCTCTGCCGCCTGAGGGCAAAATCGTAGCCTGTGATGTGAGCGAAGAGTGGACAGCAATTGCCCGTCGTTACTGGCAAGAAGCGGGCGTGAGCGACAAAATCGATCTCCGTCTAGTGCCTGGCCTGGATACCCTGAATCAACTTTTAGCATCAGGACAGGCTGGCAGCTTCGATTTTGCTTTTATCGATGCAGACAAGCAGAACTATGATGCTTACTACGAAAGAGCTCTCCAGTTAGTGCGTCCCAACGGAGTGATTGCGATTGATAACGTCCTCTGGTCAGGACGGGTTGCGGATCCCCAAGTTCAGGACGAGAGCACTCAAAATATTCGAGCCCTTAATGCAAAACTGCACCAGGACGAGCGAGTTACGCTCAGCTTGATACCTATTGGCGATGGGCTGACCTTGGCGCTTAAGCGCTAA
- a CDS encoding lipopolysaccharide assembly protein LapA domain-containing protein, translated as MRQINFVLIFVIALALVLFSLENTELASIQLTDRLQLQAPIAVELILAMGLGAVLAWLFSVWGRLQRLMALREKNNQIQQLQQQVQQLEVAVQEQRQLPPAPSSEAIDAETVESSSGKPAYS; from the coding sequence ATGCGACAGATCAATTTTGTTCTAATCTTTGTCATTGCCCTCGCCCTAGTTCTGTTCTCCCTGGAGAACACAGAATTGGCTAGCATTCAACTCACTGATCGTCTTCAGCTACAAGCACCTATCGCAGTGGAATTGATTCTGGCGATGGGGTTAGGCGCAGTTCTAGCCTGGTTATTTAGCGTTTGGGGCCGCTTACAGCGCTTGATGGCTCTGCGCGAAAAGAATAATCAGATTCAGCAGCTCCAGCAGCAGGTGCAGCAACTCGAAGTAGCTGTTCAGGAACAGCGGCAACTGCCTCCTGCACCCAGTAGTGAAGCGATTGATGCTGAGACGGTTGAATCCAGCTCTGGCAAGCCAGCTTACTCTTAA
- a CDS encoding phosphorylase, with protein sequence MPVESDLPIPVRLNASGPLTGPSALISGIDAVLVPQGAEYQAVVRALPPNGPLVVPLAIGPAQAQALALSLKERHWRRVLITGVCGSLAPNYGIGTVGVYEGSVNGTDSELCDPTLTSALLTALPEAVAVRGLTTERVLCQVAEKRSAQQTSGAQVVDMESYPLLQELSAAGVAVAVLRVVSDDCQHDLPDLNTAIDAQGQLQPLALAWQLLCQPLAGYQLVRGSLRSLRVLQQTLRCLFPAQPQ encoded by the coding sequence ATGCCTGTTGAATCAGACCTGCCCATTCCTGTGAGATTAAACGCTTCTGGACCTTTAACAGGTCCCTCCGCTCTAATTAGCGGCATTGATGCAGTTTTAGTTCCCCAAGGCGCGGAGTACCAGGCAGTAGTGCGGGCGCTGCCCCCCAACGGCCCTCTTGTGGTTCCCTTGGCTATTGGTCCTGCCCAGGCGCAAGCACTAGCCTTGTCTCTAAAAGAGCGCCACTGGCGACGGGTTTTAATCACAGGCGTATGTGGCAGCCTTGCTCCCAACTATGGCATAGGCACAGTGGGCGTGTACGAGGGCTCAGTCAATGGCACAGACTCAGAACTGTGTGACCCAACCCTGACCTCAGCACTGTTGACAGCACTGCCCGAAGCGGTAGCAGTGCGAGGACTGACGACTGAGCGGGTGTTGTGTCAAGTGGCAGAAAAACGCTCTGCCCAGCAAACTTCTGGCGCTCAGGTTGTAGACATGGAGAGTTACCCTCTCTTGCAAGAGCTATCGGCAGCAGGTGTGGCGGTAGCCGTACTGCGGGTGGTGAGCGATGACTGCCAGCATGACCTGCCTGATCTCAACACCGCGATCGATGCTCAAGGGCAGTTACAGCCTCTCGCCCTAGCCTGGCAACTCTTGTGTCAACCCCTGGCAGGCTATCAACTGGTCAGAGGCTCTTTGCGTTCGCTGCGGGTGTTGCAGCAGACCCTCAGGTGTCTGTTCCCGGCGCAGCCTCAGTAA
- a CDS encoding histidine kinase dimerization/phospho-acceptor domain-containing protein — protein sequence MNHLWLEAKSRFSDPRPENSIQEKQLLEESLTSCRPQPEHAQEAASSSEDELLRTLAYQLRTPLTAMLGWAQLLRSHELDEETIARALETIERNAKIQVLLIEKLLEKPCEPKR from the coding sequence ATGAATCACCTTTGGCTAGAAGCAAAAAGTAGGTTCTCGGACCCAAGGCCCGAGAACTCAATTCAGGAAAAGCAGCTCTTAGAAGAGAGCTTAACGTCTTGCCGACCTCAACCTGAGCATGCACAAGAGGCAGCTTCTTCGAGTGAAGATGAACTATTAAGAACCTTAGCCTACCAATTACGCACACCCTTAACTGCGATGTTGGGTTGGGCTCAGTTGCTGCGCAGTCACGAATTAGATGAGGAGACTATCGCCCGAGCCCTTGAGACGATTGAGCGCAACGCCAAAATTCAAGTTCTCTTGATAGAGAAGTTACTGGAGAAGCCTTGTGAGCCCAAGCGGTAA
- a CDS encoding glycosyltransferase, with amino-acid sequence MAGLWLILAAISALAWLWLLLFRGQFWRCDQHLEPSEFSASESTNESKTWPSVCAIVPARNEADVLPQTLPTLLQQDYPGPFQIILVDDRSEDGTGEVARSLDSNGRLKVIQTEPLPSGWTGKLWAMHQGVAQAQAEFLLFTDADIAHSPQSLRTLVSKAQKEKLDLVSLMVLLRVQTFWERLLIPAFVFFFQKLYPFRWANNPARATAAAAGGCVLLRCQSLMQAGGLQTISGALIDDCALAALIKRSGGRVWLGLTRDVLSLRPYDTLSEIWNMVARTAFTQLDYSPWLLTGTVLGMVLLYLIPVLTLGSWLLMSLAYWPTVRLYGSSPWWAFTLPLAGLLYTAMTIDSALRHWSGRGGAWKGRTYSLTEAAPGTDT; translated from the coding sequence GTGGCAGGTCTGTGGTTGATTCTCGCTGCAATATCCGCGCTCGCTTGGCTGTGGTTGCTGCTATTCAGAGGCCAATTCTGGCGTTGCGATCAGCACTTGGAACCTTCAGAGTTTTCAGCTTCAGAGTCTACCAATGAATCAAAAACTTGGCCTTCAGTATGTGCCATTGTGCCTGCCCGCAACGAAGCAGACGTCTTGCCCCAAACCCTGCCCACATTGCTACAGCAAGATTATCCGGGTCCCTTCCAAATCATTCTGGTAGATGACCGTAGCGAAGACGGAACCGGCGAAGTTGCCCGGAGTTTGGATAGCAACGGCAGGCTTAAAGTCATTCAAACCGAGCCATTGCCCTCCGGTTGGACCGGCAAGCTTTGGGCAATGCATCAAGGGGTTGCCCAGGCCCAGGCCGAGTTTCTCCTGTTTACTGATGCAGATATAGCCCACTCGCCTCAGAGCCTGCGCACCTTAGTTAGCAAAGCGCAGAAGGAAAAATTGGATCTGGTGTCGCTAATGGTGCTGCTGCGCGTGCAAACCTTTTGGGAACGCCTGCTGATCCCCGCTTTTGTGTTCTTTTTTCAAAAACTTTATCCCTTCCGTTGGGCCAATAATCCAGCCCGAGCCACAGCTGCCGCCGCGGGGGGCTGTGTTTTGCTACGTTGCCAAAGCCTCATGCAAGCCGGAGGACTTCAGACAATTAGTGGGGCTTTAATTGACGACTGCGCTCTGGCTGCCCTAATTAAGCGGAGTGGTGGCCGAGTTTGGCTTGGCTTAACTCGCGATGTTCTCAGCCTACGGCCCTACGATACGCTCAGTGAGATCTGGAATATGGTAGCCCGCACGGCCTTTACGCAGTTAGACTACTCGCCCTGGCTGCTAACCGGGACAGTGCTGGGTATGGTTTTGCTGTACCTGATCCCCGTGCTGACATTAGGGAGCTGGTTGCTGATGTCGCTAGCCTATTGGCCAACCGTACGACTGTATGGCAGCTCGCCCTGGTGGGCGTTCACTCTGCCCCTAGCGGGCCTGCTCTATACCGCCATGACCATCGATTCTGCCCTGCGCCACTGGAGCGGACGAGGCGGTGCTTGGAAAGGCCGCACCTATAGCCTTACTGAGGCTGCGCCGGGAACAGACACCTGA